Part of the Trueperaceae bacterium genome, GACGCCGGACAGCCCCGGGACCTCGACCTGGTACGGCGACTCCTGGAAGACGGGCGGCGGCGCCGTCTGGGGCTGGTTCACGTTCGATCCAGAGTCCAACCTGTTCTATTACGGCACGGGCAACTGCGCGCCGTGGAACCCCGACTACCGGCGCGACCCCGCCACGGCTCCCGGCCTCGACCAGTACACGAACGCCTACTGCGCCTCCGAGATGGCGCGCGACGCCACGACTGGCAACCTCGTCTGGGCCTACCAGGCGACGCCCCAGGACGCCTGGGACTACGACCTGCCTGCCGGCCAGCAGCTCGTCGACCTGACGATCGGCGGACAGACGCGCCGGGCCCTCATGAAGCCCGCGCGTAACGGCTTCTTCTACGTGTGGGACGCGCACACCGGCGAACTCCTGCACCAGCCCATCAAGTACACGACCGTGACCTGGGCCGACCATATCGACATGGAGACCGGGATGCCGGTCTACAACGACGACGCGATCGTGTACACGGGCACCGAGACGGGCGTGGTCTGCCCCTTCGGCATCGGCAACTGGCACAACACGACCTACTCGCCCAAGACGGGCCTCATCTACTTCCAGGCCTATAACACGTGCAGCACGATGACGGGCACCGAGGGTGAGTACACCCCGGGCGAGAGCTACGTCCTCGAGACGTTCGGCGCGCGCTCGACCGGCCCCGGCGGCTGGACGGCCCAGATCCAGGCCTGGGACCCCGCGACGGGCGAGCAGGCGTGGAACATCAAGTCCAACCAGTCCCTGAGCTGGCCCATCATGTCCACCGCCGGCGACCTGGTCTTCGGCGGCGACAACCAAGGCGCCTTCCGGGCACTGGACGCGCAGACGGGCGAGATCCTCTGGTCGTTCCGGACCGGCAGCGGGTTCGACGCC contains:
- a CDS encoding PQQ-binding-like beta-propeller repeat protein; its protein translation is VEGGERGIRGHVSAYDLDTGAQVWKFYNMGPDEEMGIGPDFKPFYPTPDSPGTSTWYGDSWKTGGGAVWGWFTFDPESNLFYYGTGNCAPWNPDYRRDPATAPGLDQYTNAYCASEMARDATTGNLVWAYQATPQDAWDYDLPAGQQLVDLTIGGQTRRALMKPARNGFFYVWDAHTGELLHQPIKYTTVTWADHIDMETGMPVYNDDAIVYTGTETGVVCPFGIGNWHNTTYSPKTGLIYFQAYNTCSTMTGTEGEYTPGESYVLETFGARSTGPGGWTAQIQAWDPATGEQAWNIKSNQSLSWPIMSTAGDLVFGGDNQGAFRALDAQTGEILWSFRTGSGFDASPISFRGTDGRQYIAVIGSKAPANSVVTADTAPDNTGRYTRPGSFLYVFGLPR